DNA from Deltaproteobacteria bacterium:
AGATGTCAGGCCGGGCGACATCAAGACCCTGGAAGACTTCGCCAGGAGGATTCCGGTGTTCGACAAGGTCCAGCGCCGGAAGCTGTCGGAGGAATGCGGGATGGACATGGCCAAGGTTGTGGACCTGACCATCGGCGTCCCCATGGACAGGCTGGTCCTGATGGCCGCGACGTCGGGCACGACCGGCGAGCCGACCCCTTACCCGATGACCGCCTTCGACATCGAATGGCTTTCGACGAACCTCGCCCGCATGCTGTGGCGGGTCGGCGTCCGCCCCGGAGACCGCCTGATCCACGGGTTCGGCCTCAGCATGTGGCTGGCGGGCGTGCCGTACGCCCAGTTCTTCGAGCGGAGCGGGGCATGCGTTTTTCCCGTGGGGGCGGAAGGAGGGACCGAGAGGATTCTCCGGTTCGCGAGCATGTTCAAGGCCAATGTCCTCGCGTGCACCCCGTCCCTGGCCGAGCACCTGATCGCGAAGGCGCCGGAGGTCCTGGGGAAGGAGGTCGGGACGCTGGGGATCAAGAGGCTCATCTGCGGCGGCGAGCCGGGGGCCGGCATCCCGGAGGTCCGCAGGAAGCTGGAGTCGGCGTACGGGGCGCGTCTCTCCGATACCGGGGCAGGGTTCGGAATCTCCTGCGACCATGCCGAGTACCAGGGCATGCACCACGTGGCCGACGACACCGTCCTCTTCGAGCTGGTCGACCCCGACACGTACGAGCCCGTGCCGTTTGAAGACGGTGCCCGTGGAATGCCGGTATTCACCACATTGGAGGGCGAGGGGTTCCTGTGGTTTCGCGAGACCATCGGCGACGTATGCCAGGTCTTCACCGAGCCGTGCCCGTGCGGTGCAACCGGTTTCCGGTACCGGATCGTGGGCAGGTCAGACGACATGCTCAAGGTCAAGGGGATCATCGTCTATCCCGCCGCCATCGACGGCGTGATCACCGGGTTCACCCCCCGGGTCACCGGGGAATTCCGGATCGTCCTTGACGAGCCGCCGCCACGGGTGGTCCCGCCGTTGAAGCTCCGGGTCGAGCACGGGGAGGGCGTATCGGCCGGGGACCTCCCCACCTTGGCGCGGGAGATCGAGGAGAAAATGAAGAGCCGGCTGAAAA
Protein-coding regions in this window:
- a CDS encoding phenylacetate--CoA ligase family protein, with product MEMESILNSREMRGIQLEKLKRLVTRLYEGKPYWRERMKRADVRPGDIKTLEDFARRIPVFDKVQRRKLSEECGMDMAKVVDLTIGVPMDRLVLMAATSGTTGEPTPYPMTAFDIEWLSTNLARMLWRVGVRPGDRLIHGFGLSMWLAGVPYAQFFERSGACVFPVGAEGGTERILRFASMFKANVLACTPSLAEHLIAKAPEVLGKEVGTLGIKRLICGGEPGAGIPEVRRKLESAYGARLSDTGAGFGISCDHAEYQGMHHVADDTVLFELVDPDTYEPVPFEDGARGMPVFTTLEGEGFLWFRETIGDVCQVFTEPCPCGATGFRYRIVGRSDDMLKVKGIIVYPAAIDGVITGFTPRVTGEFRIVLDEPPPRVVPPLKLRVEHGEGVSAGDLPTLAREIEEKMKSRLKITPNIQWVAPGALERSMNKTRFIEKAYEK